The proteins below come from a single Desulfovulcanus ferrireducens genomic window:
- the rfaD gene encoding ADP-glyceromanno-heptose 6-epimerase — protein MYIVTGGAGFIGSAFVWQLNQMGIERILIVDNLGRTEKWKNLVNLKYLDYEHKDKFLDLVLKNKLPAITAIIHMGACSSTTELDADYLMENNFHYTQKLARYCLENNARFIYASSAATYGDGTLGFDDDHAGLANLKPLNMYGYSKHLFDLWAQKKGLLDKIVGLKFFNVFGPNEYHKGDMKSVIAKAYSQIKDTGKLKLFKSYRPEYGHGEQKRDFIYVKDCVQVMAWFLEHKEINGIFNLGTGKARSWNELARAVFVAMHREPSIEYIEMPESIRDKYQYFTQARMDKLKAAGCPCSFMSLEEAAKDYVQNYLSQDDPYLR, from the coding sequence ATGTATATAGTTACTGGTGGAGCCGGGTTTATTGGTAGTGCCTTTGTTTGGCAATTAAACCAGATGGGTATCGAACGTATTCTAATTGTTGACAACCTTGGTCGGACAGAAAAGTGGAAAAACCTGGTCAACTTAAAGTACCTAGATTATGAACATAAAGACAAATTCTTAGACCTAGTCTTAAAAAACAAGCTCCCGGCTATTACAGCCATAATCCATATGGGGGCTTGTTCATCGACTACGGAACTAGATGCAGATTATTTAATGGAAAACAATTTTCACTATACGCAAAAACTGGCCAGGTATTGTCTGGAAAACAACGCCCGTTTTATCTACGCAAGCAGTGCAGCCACTTATGGAGACGGCACGCTCGGTTTTGATGATGACCACGCTGGTCTTGCGAATTTAAAGCCTTTGAACATGTATGGCTACTCAAAACACCTTTTTGATCTCTGGGCTCAAAAAAAAGGGCTATTAGACAAAATAGTAGGCCTGAAATTCTTTAATGTCTTTGGTCCAAATGAATATCACAAAGGGGATATGAAGAGCGTTATCGCCAAGGCCTATTCCCAGATAAAGGATACCGGGAAACTCAAGCTATTTAAATCTTATCGGCCCGAATACGGTCATGGGGAGCAAAAAAGGGATTTTATCTATGTTAAGGATTGTGTGCAGGTTATGGCCTGGTTTTTGGAACATAAGGAGATAAACGGTATCTTCAACCTCGGCACAGGAAAAGCCCGCTCATGGAACGAACTGGCGCGCGCAGTGTTTGTGGCCATGCACCGAGAACCAAGTATCGAATACATTGAAATGCCCGAGAGCATAAGGGATAAATACCAATATTTCACCCAGGCCCGAATGGACAAACTGAAAGCAGCAGGCTGCCCCTGTAGTTTTATGTCTCTGGAAGAAGCTGCCAAGGACTATGTCCAAAACTATCTAAGCCAAGACGACCCGTATTTGCGTTAA